The Streptococcus mitis genome has a segment encoding these proteins:
- the lysS gene encoding lysine--tRNA ligase, with protein sequence MSTEHMEELNDQQIVRREKMAALREQGIDPFGKRFERTANSQELKDKFADLDKEQLHDKNETATIAGRLVTKRGKGKVGFAHLQDREGQIQIYVRKDAVGEENYEIFKKADLGDFLGVEGEVMRTDMGELSIKATHITHLSKALRPLPEKFHGLTDVETIYRKRYLDLISNRESFERFVTRSKIISEIRRYLDQKGFLEVETPVLHNEAGGAAARPFITHHNAQNIDMVLRIATELHLKRLIVGGMERVYEIGRIFRNEGMDATHNPEFTSIEVYQAYADFQDIMDLTEGIIQHAAKSVKGDGPVNYQGTEIKINEPFKRVHMVDAIKEITGVDFWQDMTFEEAKAIAAEKKVPVEKHYTEVGHIINAFFEEFVEETLIQPTFVYGHPVAVSPLAKKNPEDERFTDRFELFIMTKEYGNAFTELNDPIDQLSRFEAQAKAKELGDDEATGIDYDYIEALEYGMPPTGGLGIGIDRLCMLLTDTTTIRDVLLFPTMK encoded by the coding sequence ATGTCAACAGAACATATGGAAGAACTAAATGACCAGCAGATCGTTCGCCGTGAAAAAATGGCTGCGCTTCGTGAACAAGGAATCGATCCTTTCGGAAAACGCTTTGAACGCACTGCAAATTCACAAGAATTAAAAGATAAATTTGCTGACCTTGATAAAGAACAATTACATGATAAAAATGAAACAGCTACTATCGCAGGACGCTTGGTAACCAAACGTGGTAAAGGTAAAGTTGGATTTGCCCACCTTCAAGACCGCGAAGGTCAAATCCAGATCTACGTTCGTAAGGATGCTGTCGGCGAAGAAAACTACGAAATCTTCAAAAAAGCAGACCTTGGTGACTTCCTTGGTGTCGAAGGTGAAGTGATGCGTACAGATATGGGAGAACTCTCTATCAAAGCTACTCACATCACTCACTTGTCTAAGGCTCTTCGTCCACTTCCAGAGAAATTCCACGGTTTGACAGACGTTGAGACAATTTACCGTAAACGTTACCTTGACTTAATTTCTAACCGTGAAAGCTTTGAACGCTTTGTCACTCGTTCAAAAATCATTTCTGAAATCCGTCGTTACCTTGATCAAAAAGGTTTCCTTGAGGTGGAAACACCTGTTCTTCACAACGAAGCTGGTGGTGCTGCTGCTCGTCCATTTATCACCCACCACAATGCCCAAAACATTGACATGGTGCTTCGTATCGCTACTGAGCTTCACTTGAAACGCCTTATCGTCGGTGGTATGGAACGCGTCTATGAAATTGGCCGTATCTTCCGTAACGAAGGAATGGATGCTACTCATAACCCTGAATTTACTTCTATCGAAGTGTACCAAGCTTATGCTGACTTCCAAGACATCATGGACTTGACTGAAGGCATTATCCAACATGCTGCTAAATCAGTCAAAGGCGATGGTCCTGTTAACTATCAAGGTACTGAAATCAAAATCAATGAACCATTTAAACGTGTTCACATGGTGGATGCTATCAAAGAAATTACTGGTGTTGATTTCTGGCAAGACATGACTTTCGAGGAAGCCAAAGCTATCGCTGCTGAGAAGAAAGTTCCAGTTGAGAAACACTACACTGAAGTTGGTCACATCATCAATGCCTTCTTTGAAGAGTTTGTTGAAGAAACCTTGATCCAACCAACCTTTGTCTATGGACATCCAGTAGCTGTATCTCCACTAGCTAAGAAAAATCCTGAAGACGAACGCTTTACTGACCGTTTCGAACTCTTTATCATGACTAAGGAGTACGGTAATGCCTTTACTGAGCTCAACGACCCAATCGACCAACTTAGCCGTTTTGAAGCCCAAGCTAAAGCTAAAGAACTTGGTGATGATGAAGCGACAGGTATCGACTACGACTACATTGAAGCCCTTGAATATGGTATGCCACCAACAGGTGGTTTGGGAATCGGCATCGACCGTCTCTGCATGCTCCTCACTGATACAACTACTATCCGTGATGTATTGCTCTTCCCAACAATGAAATAA
- a CDS encoding histidine phosphatase family protein: MKLYFVRHGRTLWNQEGRFQGASGDSPLLPESIDTLKRLGQYLKEIPFNQIYSSDLPRAVKSAEIIQSQLQTPCPLESVPNLREWQLGKLEGLKIATLEAIYPQQIKAFRSNLAQFDTQMFGAESLYSTTQRTIQFIKSLKDSPAERILIVGHGANLTASLRTLLGYQEPLLRKDGGLANASLTILETHDFETFTLDTWNYTSYQ, encoded by the coding sequence ATGAAACTCTACTTTGTCCGCCACGGTCGTACCCTCTGGAACCAAGAAGGACGCTTTCAAGGTGCTAGTGGAGATTCTCCCCTTCTTCCTGAATCCATTGACACCCTAAAACGACTTGGCCAGTATCTCAAGGAAATTCCTTTTAATCAGATTTATTCAAGTGATTTACCTCGAGCGGTCAAATCTGCTGAGATTATCCAAAGTCAACTCCAGACCCCCTGTCCTTTAGAAAGTGTTCCTAATCTCCGTGAATGGCAGCTGGGGAAGTTAGAAGGTTTGAAAATCGCAACCTTGGAAGCTATTTACCCACAACAAATCAAAGCTTTTCGATCTAATCTTGCTCAATTTGACACTCAAATGTTCGGAGCCGAATCCCTCTATAGCACCACGCAACGGACCATCCAATTTATCAAATCATTAAAAGATAGTCCAGCTGAGCGTATTCTAATTGTCGGTCACGGTGCCAATCTTACTGCCAGTCTTCGTACTCTTCTAGGATATCAAGAACCACTTCTTCGTAAAGATGGCGGTCTAGCAAATGCCAGCCTGACAATTCTAGAAACCCATGATTTTGAAACATTTACTCTCGATACTTGGAATTATACTTCCTATCAATAA
- a CDS encoding aminoacyl-tRNA deacylase: MAKKVKIKKTLVEQILSKAGIPHQGIQINALEGELPQGYERDQIFKTLALLGDKTGPIIGIVPITQHLSEKKLAKISGNKKVSMIPQKDLEKTTGYIHGANNPVGIRQKHNYPIFIDKIALDLDQMIVSAGEVGHSIIVAPQDLASFVKADFADILEGSQE; the protein is encoded by the coding sequence ATGGCAAAAAAAGTTAAAATCAAAAAAACATTGGTGGAACAAATCCTGTCTAAAGCAGGTATCCCACATCAGGGTATTCAAATCAATGCCCTGGAAGGAGAGCTTCCTCAAGGTTATGAACGAGATCAGATTTTCAAAACCTTGGCTCTTTTGGGAGATAAAACAGGACCGATTATCGGAATTGTCCCTATCACTCAACACTTGTCGGAAAAGAAACTAGCCAAAATTTCTGGCAATAAAAAAGTGAGCATGATTCCACAAAAGGACTTGGAAAAAACAACAGGTTATATTCATGGAGCCAATAATCCCGTCGGAATTCGTCAGAAACACAATTATCCCATTTTTATCGATAAGATCGCCCTAGACTTGGATCAAATGATTGTCTCTGCAGGCGAAGTTGGTCACAGCATTATCGTCGCTCCGCAAGACTTGGCTAGCTTTGTAAAAGCTGACTTTGCAGATATCTTGGAGGGTAGCCAAGAATGA
- a CDS encoding DUF368 domain-containing protein, which produces MFSWLARVIKGIVIALGFILPGISGGVLAAILGIYERMIGFLAHPFKDFKENVLYFIPVAIGMLLGIGLFSYPIEYLLENYQVFVLWSFAGAIIGTVPSLLKESTRESDRDKIDLAWFWTTFIISGLGLYALNFVVGTLSASFLNFVLAGALLALGVLVPGLSPSNLLLILGLYAPMLTGFKTFDLLGTFFPIGIGAGATLIIFSKLMDYALNNYHSRVYHFIIGIVLSSTLLILIPNAGNAESIQYTGISLVGYVIIAFFFALGIWLGIWMSQLEDKYK; this is translated from the coding sequence ATGTTTTCATGGTTAGCACGTGTTATTAAAGGGATTGTGATTGCTCTTGGATTTATTCTACCGGGAATTTCCGGAGGGGTTCTAGCAGCAATCTTAGGAATCTATGAACGAATGATTGGCTTTCTGGCCCATCCCTTTAAAGACTTTAAAGAAAATGTTTTGTACTTTATTCCCGTTGCCATCGGTATGCTTCTGGGAATCGGATTATTTTCTTACCCGATTGAATACCTGCTTGAAAATTATCAGGTCTTTGTCTTATGGAGCTTTGCGGGCGCCATCATTGGTACAGTTCCTAGCCTCCTCAAGGAATCAACTCGAGAATCTGACCGAGACAAGATTGATTTAGCTTGGTTCTGGACAACATTTATCATCTCTGGATTAGGACTCTATGCCTTAAATTTTGTCGTTGGAACCTTAAGTGCCAGCTTTCTTAATTTCGTCCTAGCTGGTGCACTACTGGCTCTTGGCGTATTAGTTCCTGGCCTCAGCCCATCAAACCTACTTTTGATTTTGGGCCTCTATGCTCCTATGCTGACAGGTTTTAAAACCTTTGACCTCTTGGGAACCTTCTTCCCGATTGGAATCGGGGCAGGTGCAACTCTCATCATTTTTTCAAAATTGATGGATTATGCCTTAAACAACTACCACTCACGCGTCTATCATTTCATCATCGGCATCGTCCTATCAAGTACCCTTTTGATCTTAATTCCAAATGCAGGAAACGCTGAAAGTATCCAATACACTGGTATTTCTCTTGTTGGGTATGTCATCATCGCCTTCTTCTTTGCGTTGGGAATTTGGCTTGGTATTTGGATGAGCCAATTGGAGGATAAGTATAAATAA
- a CDS encoding glycoside hydrolase family 25 protein — MRKKINPLILFVFFGIMIFILILNRPRFEDHPVKTKSNIAQVETQALHNIDKPVIDVSGWQRPEEINYDTLSQNISGAIVRVHSGAQTSKENDAAYVNGVDKAFKTHITEFQKRNVPVGVYAYVAGKNVQEMEKAAEVFYNASSPYSPSYYWLDVEEKTMSNMNDGVEAFRAKLESLGAKNIGIYVGVYFMEEHSIDTDKFTSVWIPSYGSDSGYFESKPKTDLDYDLHQYTSKGKISGFDHNLDINLISSEKEKEEIFRKLFLRP, encoded by the coding sequence ATGAGAAAGAAAATTAATCCGCTTATTTTATTTGTTTTTTTTGGGATTATGATTTTCATTTTAATCCTGAATCGCCCTCGTTTTGAGGACCATCCTGTAAAAACAAAGTCAAATATCGCGCAAGTAGAAACACAAGCGCTACACAATATAGATAAACCGGTAATTGATGTTTCTGGTTGGCAGCGTCCTGAGGAAATTAATTACGATACTCTGTCCCAAAACATTTCTGGAGCTATTGTTCGCGTCCATAGTGGCGCTCAAACGTCCAAAGAGAACGATGCTGCCTATGTTAATGGTGTTGATAAGGCCTTTAAAACCCATATCACTGAGTTTCAAAAACGAAATGTCCCAGTTGGTGTCTATGCCTATGTAGCCGGAAAAAATGTCCAGGAGATGGAAAAAGCTGCTGAGGTATTCTATAACGCCTCTTCTCCATACAGTCCAAGTTACTATTGGCTAGACGTGGAAGAAAAAACCATGTCTAATATGAACGACGGTGTTGAAGCCTTCCGAGCAAAGCTTGAATCACTGGGTGCTAAAAATATCGGAATCTACGTTGGGGTCTACTTCATGGAAGAACACAGTATTGATACAGACAAGTTTACGTCTGTTTGGATTCCTTCCTATGGTTCTGACTCTGGCTACTTTGAAAGTAAACCAAAGACTGATTTAGACTACGATTTACATCAATACACTTCTAAAGGAAAAATTTCAGGATTTGATCATAACTTAGATATCAATCTTATTTCATCTGAAAAAGAAAAAGAAGAAATCTTCAGGAAACTATTTTTAAGACCATGA
- the glmU gene encoding bifunctional UDP-N-acetylglucosamine diphosphorylase/glucosamine-1-phosphate N-acetyltransferase GlmU has translation MSNYAIILAAGKGTRMKSDLPKVLHKVAGISMLEHVFRSVGAIQPEKTVTVVGHKAELVEEVLAGQTEFVTQSEQLGTGHAVMMTEPILEGLSGHTLVIAGDTPLITGESLKNLIDFHINHKNVATILTAETDNPFGYGRIVRNDNAEVLRIVEQKDATDFEKQIKEINTGTYVFDNERLFEALKNINTNNAQGEYYITDVIGIFREAGEKVGAYTLKDFDESLGVNDRVALATAESVMRRRINHQHMVNGVSFVNPEATYIDIDVEIAPEVQIEANVTLKGQTKIGAETVLTNGTYVVDSTIGARAVITNSMIEESSVADGVTVGPYAHIRPGSSLGAQVHIGNFVEVKGSSIGENTKAGHLTYIGNCEVGSKVNFGAGTITVNYDGKNKYKTVIGNNVFVGSNSTIIAPVELGDNSLVGAGSTITKDVPVDAIAIGRGRQVNKDEYATRLPHHPKNQ, from the coding sequence ATGTCAAATTATGCCATTATTTTAGCAGCGGGTAAAGGGACTCGCATGAAATCTGATTTGCCAAAAGTTTTACACAAGGTTGCGGGTATTTCTATGCTGGAGCATGTTTTCCGTAGTGTGGGAGCCATTCAACCTGAAAAGACAGTCACAGTTGTCGGACACAAGGCAGAATTGGTTGAAGAGGTCTTGGCTGGACAGACAGAATTTGTAACTCAATCTGAACAGTTAGGTACCGGTCATGCAGTTATGATGACAGAGCCTATTCTAGAAGGTTTGTCAGGTCATACTTTGGTCATCGCAGGGGATACTCCTTTGATCACAGGTGAAAGCTTGAAAAACTTGATTGATTTCCACATCAATCATAAAAATGTGGCCACTATCTTGACTGCTGAAACGGATAATCCTTTTGGCTATGGACGAATTGTTCGTAATGATAATGCTGAAGTTCTTCGCATTGTTGAACAGAAGGATGCCACAGATTTTGAAAAGCAAATCAAGGAAATCAACACTGGAACTTACGTTTTTGACAACGAGCGTTTGTTTGAGGCTTTGAAAAATATCAATACCAACAACGCTCAAGGAGAATACTATATTACAGATGTTATTGGTATTTTCCGTGAGGCTGGTGAAAAAGTCGGAGCTTATACGTTAAAAGATTTTGATGAGAGTCTTGGAGTAAATGACCGTGTAGCACTTGCGACTGCTGAGTCGGTTATGCGTCGTCGCATCAATCACCAACACATGGTCAATGGAGTTAGCTTTGTCAACCCAGAAGCAACTTATATCGATATTGATGTTGAGATTGCGCCCGAAGTTCAAATCGAAGCCAACGTTACCTTGAAAGGGCAAACGAAAATTGGTGCTGAGACTGTTTTGACAAATGGAACTTATGTGGTGGATAGCACTATCGGAGCAAGAGCTGTCATTACCAATTCTATGATTGAGGAAAGTAGTGTTGCAGACGGTGTGACAGTCGGTCCTTATGCCCACATTCGTCCAGGTTCAAGTCTGGGTGCCCAAGTTCATATTGGAAACTTTGTTGAGGTGAAAGGTTCTTCTATCGGCGAGAATACTAAGGCTGGTCATTTGACTTATATCGGAAACTGTGAAGTGGGTAGCAAGGTTAATTTTGGTGCAGGAACTATTACAGTCAACTATGACGGAAAAAACAAATACAAAACAGTCATTGGTAACAATGTCTTTGTTGGTTCAAATTCAACCATTATTGCGCCAGTAGAACTTGGTGACAATTCCCTCGTTGGTGCTGGTTCAACGATTACTAAAGATGTTCCAGTGGATGCTATTGCTATTGGTCGCGGTCGTCAGGTCAATAAAGACGAATATGCAACACGCCTTCCTCATCATCCTAAGAATCAGTAG
- a CDS encoding NUDIX hydrolase, translating to MEFEEKTLSRKEIYQGPIFKLVQDQVELPEGKGTAQRDLIFHNGAVCVLAVTDEQKLILVKQYRKAIEAVSYEIPAGKLEVGENTDPVAAALRELEEETAYTGKLELLYDFYSAIGFCNEKLKLYLASDLTKVENPRPQDEDETLEVLEVSLEEAKELIQSGHICDAKTIMAVQYWELHKK from the coding sequence ATGGAATTTGAAGAAAAAACGCTTAGCCGAAAAGAAATCTATCAAGGACCAATATTTAAACTGGTTCAAGATCAGGTTGAATTACCAGAAGGAAAGGGAACTGCCCAACGGGATTTGATTTTCCACAATGGAGCTGTTTGTGTTTTAGCTGTAACGGATGAGCAAAAACTTATCTTGGTCAAGCAGTACCGCAAAGCCATTGAGGCAGTCTCTTACGAAATTCCAGCTGGGAAATTGGAAGTAGGAGAAAATACAGACCCTGTTGCAGCAGCTCTGCGTGAATTAGAGGAAGAAACAGCATATACAGGGAAGTTAGAACTCTTGTATGACTTTTATTCAGCTATTGGCTTTTGTAATGAAAAGTTAAAACTTTACCTAGCAAGTGATTTGACAAAGGTGGAAAATCCGCGTCCGCAGGATGAAGATGAGACCTTGGAAGTCCTTGAAGTGAGCCTAGAAGAAGCTAAGGAATTAATCCAATCAGGTCATATCTGTGATGCTAAGACAATTATGGCTGTTCAATATTGGGAATTGCACAAAAAATAG
- the macP gene encoding cell wall synthase accessory phosphoprotein MacP → MGKPLLTDEMIERANRGEKISGPPLLDDEETKILPTSSSRFGYANPKDHGFSQETLKIQVEPSIHKSRRIENTKRNVFNSKLNKILFAVIFLLILLVLAMKLL, encoded by the coding sequence ATGGGTAAACCTTTATTAACGGATGAAATGATTGAAAGAGCTAATAGAGGCGAAAAAATTTCGGGTCCCCCTTTGCTTGATGACGAGGAAACCAAGATTTTACCAACCTCTTCTTCCCGTTTTGGTTATGCCAATCCTAAGGATCATGGTTTTAGCCAGGAAACCTTGAAGATTCAGGTCGAACCGTCTATTCATAAAAGCCGTCGCATTGAAAATACCAAGAGAAATGTCTTCAATTCTAAACTGAATAAAATCTTATTTGCAGTCATCTTTCTCTTGATTTTGCTTGTCTTAGCAATGAAACTTTTGTAA
- a CDS encoding 5'-methylthioadenosine/adenosylhomocysteine nucleosidase, translated as MKIGIIAAMPEELAYLVQHLDNAQEQVVLGNTYHTGTIASHKVVLVESGIGKVMSAMSVAILADHFQVDALINTGSAGAVAEGIAVGDVVIADKLAYHDVDVTAFGYAYGQMAQQPLYFESDKTFIAQIQESLSRLDQKWHLGLIATGDSFVAGNDKIEVIKSHFPDVLAVEMEGAAIAQAAHALNLPVLVIRAMSDNANHEANISFDEFIIEAGRRSAQVLLAFLKALD; from the coding sequence ATGAAAATAGGAATTATTGCGGCTATGCCAGAAGAACTGGCTTATTTGGTCCAGCATTTAGACAATGCCCAGGAGCAAGTTGTTTTAGGCAATACCTATCACACAGGAACCATTGCTTCTCATAAAGTCGTTCTTGTAGAAAGTGGAATTGGTAAGGTCATGTCTGCTATGAGTGTGGCGATTTTGGCTGATCATTTTCAAGTGGATGCTTTGATTAACACAGGATCAGCTGGGGCAGTGGCAGAAGGTATTGCTGTTGGGGATGTTGTGATTGCTGACAAATTAGCCTATCATGATGTGGATGTTACAGCTTTTGGCTATGCTTATGGACAAATGGCACAACAACCGCTTTATTTTGAATCAGATAAAACTTTTATTGCTCAAATCCAAGAGAGTTTATCTCGATTGGACCAAAAATGGCATCTTGGATTGATTGCTACAGGAGATAGTTTTGTTGCAGGAAATGACAAGATAGAAGTGATTAAGTCCCATTTCCCAGATGTTTTGGCTGTTGAGATGGAGGGGGCAGCTATTGCTCAGGCAGCGCATGCCCTTAATCTCCCAGTCTTAGTCATCCGAGCTATGAGTGACAATGCCAATCATGAAGCAAACATCTCTTTTGATGAGTTTATTATCGAAGCTGGACGTCGCTCTGCCCAAGTCTTATTAGCCTTTTTGAAGGCCTTAGATTAA
- the rocS gene encoding chromosome segregation protein RocS, with amino-acid sequence MSIEMTVSEIAEVLGLSRQAINNRVKELPEEDTDKNDKGVTVVTRSGLIKLEEIYKKTIFEDEPVSEDVKQRELMEILVDEKNAEILRLYEQLKAKDRQLSEKDEQMRIKDRQIAEKDKQLDQQQQLTLQAMKDQENLKLELDQAKEEVQSTKKGFFARLFGG; translated from the coding sequence ATGAGTATTGAAATGACCGTCAGTGAGATTGCAGAGGTCTTAGGATTATCTCGCCAAGCAATCAATAACCGTGTCAAAGAATTACCAGAAGAAGACACAGATAAAAATGACAAAGGGGTAACAGTAGTTACCAGAAGTGGCTTGATTAAGCTAGAAGAAATCTATAAAAAAACGATTTTTGAAGATGAGCCTGTCAGTGAAGATGTCAAGCAACGTGAACTGATGGAGATTCTGGTTGATGAGAAGAATGCAGAAATTCTTCGTCTCTATGAACAATTAAAAGCCAAGGATCGTCAGTTATCAGAAAAAGACGAGCAGATGCGTATCAAAGACCGTCAGATTGCTGAGAAAGACAAACAACTCGATCAGCAGCAACAATTGACCCTTCAAGCAATGAAGGATCAAGAAAATCTTAAGCTAGAGCTGGACCAAGCAAAAGAAGAAGTCCAATCCACTAAGAAAGGCTTTTTTGCTCGTTTATTTGGAGGATAA
- a CDS encoding 3'-5' exonuclease, whose translation MEKLEDYIAFDLEFNQHEGQTHLIQVSAVRFRDGQEIDAYDSYVHTSVPLKSFINGLTGITAETLKDAPPVEEVIKDFQEFVGSFPMVGYNAAKSDLPILAEHGLDYSLQYKVDLYDEAFERRSSDLHGIANLKLQTVASFLGFQGQSHNSLEDARMTARVYESFLESDQARELLGAESSLSNNPFGGLDLSQLFD comes from the coding sequence ATGGAAAAATTAGAAGATTACATTGCTTTTGACTTAGAATTTAATCAGCACGAAGGGCAAACACACTTGATTCAAGTATCGGCAGTGCGTTTTAGAGATGGTCAGGAAATTGACGCCTATGATTCCTATGTCCATACTAGTGTGCCTCTAAAGAGTTTTATCAATGGTTTGACTGGGATTACAGCTGAGACCTTAAAAGATGCTCCCCCAGTGGAGGAAGTTATAAAAGATTTCCAAGAGTTTGTGGGTTCTTTCCCCATGGTTGGATACAATGCTGCTAAAAGTGATTTGCCTATTCTAGCAGAGCATGGTTTAGACTACAGCCTGCAGTATAAGGTGGACTTGTATGATGAAGCCTTTGAACGTCGTAGTTCAGATTTACACGGTATTGCCAATCTCAAATTGCAAACTGTTGCCTCATTTCTCGGATTTCAAGGACAGTCCCATAATAGTTTAGAGGATGCTCGTATGACAGCGCGTGTTTACGAGTCCTTTCTAGAGTCGGATCAAGCTAGAGAATTGTTAGGGGCAGAAAGTAGCCTATCGAACAATCCTTTTGGAGGCTTAGACTTGTCTCAATTATTTGATTAG
- a CDS encoding glycerophosphoryl diester phosphodiesterase membrane domain-containing protein, which yields MKPEKPKNLGFKQIYFNLDKILFLFFLTFMMIEFVWLPSNSWIAGLLLRQTGYLFLSYNNIFAIIKGSPFVSLALFILVIVNLLVAYYQIGLLFIGARHLLCHEKRTLLEYSRKVFRQSFLFMKQVTLAKIAFIFFYVMMLFPLIRKILKIYYLNKIVIPDFIVDYVEDKYWLVGIVVTILALLLFYISVRLMFALPQLLFEKKTVKEAVRYSLEKTRKHSWFYTWNLLWIVVKTYLFFILLLIPILASQALMDGLTHKESLVLGIINFVLIKNFHYIALTYFLIKFVSFLTGEELEITPRRKKDHWMRWGVMGCACIFFALEGYVYLEAPVANKPLIISHRGVSNKNGVQNTVQSLEKTAQLSPDFVETDVQETKDGQFVMMHDANIKNLTGVNANPQDLTLEELTKLDISENGYHSKVSSFDDYLNKANELHQKLLIEIKTSRKDSPDMMKHFMEKYGTVLKQNGHQMQSLDYHVIDQVLAYDTQIPVFFILPYNSIFPRTKATGYTMEYSTLDENFVNKLWNTDQKLYVWTINSSESFDKSVQLGADGMITDDLEMIQDQLTIAQEDPEYTDLLFKQAMEFFNF from the coding sequence ATGAAACCTGAAAAACCTAAAAATCTAGGTTTTAAGCAGATATACTTTAATCTAGATAAAATACTCTTTCTCTTTTTCTTGACTTTCATGATGATTGAGTTTGTCTGGTTACCGTCAAATTCTTGGATTGCTGGACTTTTGCTCCGTCAGACAGGTTATCTCTTTCTATCTTACAACAATATTTTTGCCATTATAAAAGGTTCTCCCTTTGTTAGTCTTGCTTTATTTATTCTGGTAATTGTTAATTTATTGGTCGCCTATTACCAGATAGGACTTCTCTTTATTGGTGCTCGGCATTTATTATGCCATGAAAAAAGGACCTTGCTGGAGTACAGTCGTAAGGTCTTTCGCCAAAGTTTCTTGTTTATGAAGCAAGTCACGCTTGCAAAGATAGCCTTTATCTTCTTTTATGTCATGATGCTCTTTCCATTGATTCGAAAGATTTTAAAGATTTACTACCTAAATAAAATTGTCATTCCAGACTTTATCGTTGATTATGTGGAAGATAAGTATTGGCTAGTAGGTATAGTTGTTACTATTCTGGCTTTACTTTTGTTTTATATTTCAGTACGGTTGATGTTTGCCTTACCCCAGCTTTTATTTGAGAAGAAAACAGTCAAAGAAGCAGTCAGATATAGTCTAGAAAAGACAAGAAAGCACTCCTGGTTTTATACTTGGAACTTGCTTTGGATTGTCGTCAAAACCTACCTATTTTTCATTCTTTTATTGATTCCAATCTTGGCAAGTCAGGCACTAATGGATGGTTTGACCCATAAGGAATCTCTTGTACTGGGAATTATCAACTTTGTCTTGATTAAGAATTTCCACTACATAGCCTTGACTTACTTTCTCATTAAGTTTGTTTCCTTCTTAACAGGAGAAGAATTAGAAATCACACCAAGGCGAAAGAAAGACCACTGGATGAGATGGGGAGTGATGGGCTGTGCTTGTATCTTTTTCGCTCTTGAGGGTTATGTTTATTTAGAAGCTCCAGTTGCCAATAAACCTTTAATTATTTCTCACAGGGGAGTATCTAATAAGAATGGTGTCCAAAATACAGTCCAATCGTTAGAAAAGACGGCTCAGCTATCTCCAGATTTTGTTGAGACAGATGTTCAGGAAACGAAAGATGGCCAGTTTGTCATGATGCATGATGCTAATATCAAGAATTTGACAGGAGTTAATGCCAATCCTCAGGATCTCACTTTGGAAGAATTAACCAAACTTGATATTTCAGAAAATGGCTATCATAGCAAGGTGTCTAGTTTTGATGACTATCTCAATAAAGCCAATGAATTGCATCAAAAACTCCTTATTGAAATTAAAACCAGTCGAAAAGATAGTCCAGATATGATGAAACACTTTATGGAAAAATATGGAACTGTTCTTAAGCAGAATGGTCACCAAATGCAATCCTTGGACTACCATGTGATTGACCAGGTTTTAGCCTACGATACTCAAATTCCAGTCTTTTTCATCCTACCTTACAATAGTATCTTTCCAAGAACCAAGGCTACAGGCTATACCATGGAGTATTCAACTTTAGATGAAAATTTTGTCAATAAGCTTTGGAATACGGATCAGAAATTGTACGTGTGGACCATCAATAGTTCAGAGTCCTTTGATAAATCCGTTCAGCTAGGAGCTGATGGCATGATAACGGATGACTTGGAAATGATTCAAGATCAGCTTACCATTGCCCAAGAAGACCCAGAGTATACGGATTTACTGTTCAAACAGGCTATGGAATTCTTTAATTTTTAG
- a CDS encoding YbaB/EbfC family nucleoid-associated protein: MMNMQNMMRQAQKLQKQMEQSQAELAAMEFIGKSAQDLVQATLTGDKKVVSIDFNPAVVDPEDLETLSDMTVQAINSALEQIDETTKKKLGAFAGKLPF; encoded by the coding sequence ATGATGAATATGCAAAACATGATGCGTCAAGCACAAAAACTTCAAAAACAAATGGAACAAAGTCAAGCAGAACTTGCTGCTATGGAGTTTATTGGAAAATCTGCTCAAGACCTTGTCCAAGCAACCTTAACTGGAGATAAGAAAGTTGTCAGCATTGACTTCAATCCAGCTGTCGTTGACCCAGAAGATCTTGAAACTCTTTCTGATATGACCGTTCAGGCCATCAACTCTGCTCTTGAACAAATCGATGAAACTACCAAGAAAAAACTAGGTGCTTTCGCTGGGAAATTGCCATTTTAA